One stretch of Alcaligenes aquatilis DNA includes these proteins:
- a CDS encoding lysophospholipid acyltransferase family protein, whose amino-acid sequence MSFNSYPLLKSVFTYFGRASVRSRQRWGAVLGALVHRFASRRRHIVRTNLDLCFPDTPESTRREWEKQHFRLLAQSYLDRGLLWFGLPSTILNTLHLTGEEHITQALEQGRKVMLLVPHFLGMDAAGTRLSMSISPLVAFYTPQRDPHVDRLMYEGRSRFSSVPLISRKDGIRGLMRALQKGQPIYYLPDMDFGAKGSAFVPFFNVPAATLLSTAQIARNQDALVIPVISRLDAQTGHYHIQVLEPMTDFPGEGTLEEATERMNALIEKYVREDPPQYYWVHRRFKTRPEGQPGIY is encoded by the coding sequence CGTGTTGGGCGCACTGGTGCATCGCTTTGCCTCCCGCCGCCGTCACATTGTTCGTACTAACCTGGATTTGTGCTTTCCCGACACACCCGAAAGCACCCGGCGCGAATGGGAAAAGCAGCACTTTCGCCTGCTGGCTCAATCCTATCTGGATCGGGGCCTGCTCTGGTTTGGTCTGCCCAGCACCATTCTGAACACGCTGCACCTGACGGGCGAAGAACACATTACCCAGGCGCTGGAACAGGGCCGCAAGGTCATGCTACTGGTGCCTCATTTCCTGGGTATGGATGCCGCTGGCACACGGCTGTCCATGTCCATCTCGCCTTTGGTCGCTTTTTACACACCGCAGCGCGATCCTCATGTAGATCGCCTGATGTATGAAGGCCGCAGCCGCTTTTCCTCGGTCCCGCTGATTTCCCGCAAAGACGGGATCCGTGGCCTGATGCGCGCGCTGCAAAAGGGCCAGCCAATTTATTACCTCCCTGATATGGACTTCGGCGCCAAGGGCTCGGCCTTTGTGCCCTTTTTCAATGTCCCGGCCGCCACCCTGCTGTCCACTGCCCAGATTGCCCGCAATCAGGATGCGCTGGTCATTCCCGTGATTTCCCGCTTGGATGCCCAGACGGGCCACTACCATATTCAGGTGCTCGAACCCATGACCGACTTTCCCGGCGAAGGCACTCTGGAAGAGGCCACCGAGCGCATGAATGCCCTGATCGAAAAATATGTGCGCGAGGACCCGCCGCAGTATTATTGGGTACATCGACGCTTCAAAACCCGCCCTGAAGGTCAACCTGGCATCTACTAG
- the dapF gene encoding diaminopimelate epimerase, with protein MHSPTAPQPVSSLWRFSKMHGAGNDFVMLDGVTQPIELTPERARALADRHFGIGADQILLVEAATDTEADFRYRIFNADGSEVEHCGNGARCFVRFVHEQGLSSANPLRAQIRTGIISLYNDPQRGVDVMMGTTRFAPADVGFDHTGLETRDQGDDTLWLLPVPGQAAPVALSLVSISNPHAVQVVDDVKQAPVATVGPFIESHPRFAHKVNAGFMQVIDPHHIKLRVYERGAGETLACGTGACAAVVAGIRRGLLQSPVIVDTRGGSLRIEWDGQALHMSGPAQTVFTGQVDIDALCASLARKEIF; from the coding sequence ATGCACAGTCCCACCGCCCCCCAACCCGTTTCCTCCCTTTGGCGTTTCAGCAAAATGCACGGAGCGGGCAATGACTTTGTCATGCTCGACGGTGTGACGCAGCCTATTGAACTGACACCGGAACGCGCCCGCGCCCTGGCAGATCGCCACTTCGGAATTGGTGCCGACCAGATCTTGCTGGTCGAGGCCGCCACCGACACAGAGGCCGACTTCCGCTATCGCATCTTCAATGCAGACGGCAGCGAGGTTGAACATTGCGGTAACGGTGCTCGTTGTTTTGTCCGCTTTGTACACGAACAAGGTCTGTCATCAGCCAACCCTTTACGGGCGCAGATCCGTACCGGCATCATCAGCCTGTATAACGACCCACAACGCGGCGTGGACGTCATGATGGGCACCACCCGCTTTGCGCCAGCCGATGTGGGTTTTGACCATACCGGGCTGGAAACGCGCGACCAAGGCGACGACACCTTGTGGCTCTTGCCTGTGCCCGGTCAAGCGGCCCCCGTGGCCTTGTCGCTGGTCTCGATTTCCAACCCGCATGCCGTGCAGGTCGTGGACGATGTAAAGCAGGCGCCGGTTGCTACGGTAGGCCCCTTCATCGAATCCCACCCTCGTTTTGCCCACAAAGTGAACGCGGGTTTCATGCAGGTGATTGATCCCCACCACATCAAGCTGCGCGTCTACGAGCGCGGGGCCGGTGAAACCTTGGCCTGCGGTACAGGCGCGTGTGCGGCTGTGGTAGCGGGCATACGGCGGGGATTGCTCCAAAGCCCGGTTATCGTTGATACTCGTGGAGGCAGTTTGCGCATTGAATGGGACGGGCAGGCGCTACACATGAGCGGCCCGGCCCAAACTGTCTTTACCGGACAAGTCGATATCGATGCACTGTGTGCATCCTTAGCCAGAAAGGAAATCTTCTAG
- a CDS encoding DUF484 family protein, producing MDTPNSLSAVEVAQFLKANPDFFDAHADVFAKLMVPHPHQSRAISLGERQIMLLRERGKKTERQLATLVANARGNEKISRQLHQWNCQMLAESDPDALPALICSSLERIFEMPVVRLHCWNPDEVLADDALASWAHTLITPYCGARREQEFLADLQQDAQSVAIVPLKSPESNILFGLLVLGSPEATRFTADMGTDFLEGVGELCSAALQRLHKPSSVNQSECPA from the coding sequence ATGGATACCCCCAACAGCCTTAGCGCCGTGGAAGTGGCCCAGTTTTTGAAAGCCAACCCTGATTTTTTCGACGCACACGCCGACGTTTTTGCCAAACTGATGGTGCCTCATCCACACCAAAGCCGCGCCATTTCCCTGGGCGAGCGCCAGATCATGTTGCTGCGCGAGCGCGGCAAAAAAACCGAGCGTCAACTGGCTACGCTGGTCGCCAATGCCCGTGGCAATGAAAAGATTTCCCGCCAACTGCATCAATGGAACTGCCAGATGCTGGCCGAGTCCGATCCCGACGCCCTTCCCGCCCTGATTTGCAGCAGCCTGGAGCGCATTTTTGAAATGCCCGTGGTGCGCCTGCACTGCTGGAACCCGGACGAAGTCCTGGCCGATGACGCACTGGCCAGTTGGGCTCACACCTTGATCACCCCCTATTGCGGGGCCCGACGCGAACAGGAATTTCTGGCCGATTTGCAACAAGACGCGCAATCGGTAGCCATCGTGCCTTTGAAATCCCCCGAGTCAAACATCTTGTTTGGTCTGCTGGTTTTGGGCTCGCCCGAAGCCACGCGTTTTACTGCCGATATGGGTACGGATTTCCTGGAAGGCGTTGGTGAGTTGTGCAGCGCCGCCCTGCAGCGCTTACACAAACCCAGCAGCGTTAATCAAAGCGAATGTCCGGCCTGA
- a CDS encoding tyrosine recombinase XerC yields the protein MSGLKKQDRPPAGEKPKKQPAVSPALSPAMQRWLHQLSHEKRYSEHTLSAYRNDLRHLLAQYPGTDPDTLNQSQLRQAAARLHAQGLAPRSLARILAAWRGYYQSRTKELGWPLNPAASLKAPRIGRPLPKALSVDQTQQLLDRSTAPIQDDPVSWRNQAMFELFYSSGLRLAELVSLDTHYHQDPQYQSKSWLLLDDRELVVSGKGGKTRRLPVGEKALHALQQWLQKRPALASLTTSADASAALFLGARGARIHPRVVQQELENYARASGLPVHVHPHSLRHSFASHLLQSAQDLRAVQELLGHTNISTTQIYTRLDFQHLAQAYDQAHPRAQRKNRASDKPDE from the coding sequence ATGTCCGGCCTGAAGAAACAAGACCGCCCCCCCGCCGGGGAAAAGCCCAAAAAGCAGCCAGCCGTCTCCCCGGCCCTCAGCCCGGCCATGCAACGCTGGCTGCATCAACTAAGCCACGAAAAACGCTATTCGGAACACACACTGAGTGCGTACCGCAATGACCTGCGCCATTTGCTGGCGCAGTACCCAGGCACCGACCCCGACACACTCAATCAAAGTCAGTTGCGACAAGCCGCCGCCCGTTTACATGCCCAAGGCCTGGCCCCACGCAGCCTGGCCCGCATTCTGGCGGCCTGGCGTGGCTACTATCAATCGCGCACCAAAGAACTAGGCTGGCCCTTGAACCCGGCTGCCAGTCTGAAAGCACCCCGGATAGGCCGCCCGCTGCCCAAGGCCTTGTCTGTGGACCAGACCCAGCAGCTACTGGACCGCTCTACGGCCCCGATTCAGGACGATCCGGTCAGTTGGCGCAATCAGGCCATGTTTGAATTGTTTTATTCCAGCGGGCTGCGTTTGGCTGAGCTGGTCAGCCTGGACACACACTATCACCAGGATCCGCAATACCAGTCTAAAAGCTGGTTACTGCTGGATGATCGTGAACTGGTGGTGAGCGGCAAAGGCGGCAAAACACGCCGCCTGCCGGTAGGCGAGAAAGCCTTGCATGCCTTGCAACAGTGGCTGCAAAAACGCCCGGCCCTGGCCTCATTGACGACCAGCGCCGATGCCAGTGCAGCACTGTTTCTGGGAGCCCGTGGAGCCCGTATTCACCCGCGTGTTGTGCAGCAAGAGCTGGAAAACTACGCCCGAGCCAGTGGCCTACCTGTGCATGTACACCCGCACAGCCTGCGCCACAGCTTTGCCAGCCATTTGCTGCAATCGGCACAAGATTTACGGGCGGTGCAGGAACTATTGGGCCACACCAATATTTCCACGACCCAGATTTATACCCGTCTGGATTTCCAGCATCTGGCCCAGGCTTACGATCAGGCCCATCCTCGGGCACAACGCAAGAACCGGGCCAGTGACAAGCCGGATGAATGA
- a CDS encoding metal ABC transporter substrate-binding protein, whose protein sequence is MKMRGMYSGRMVLALGLLAASLSVQAEPLRVVSSFSILNDMVKEIGGDKVMASTIVPANGDAHSFEPRPSDAKTLAKAQLLVVNGLEFESWLPRLQQAAGYKGPQVVATEGITPLAFEGGADDHADHDHDHDHDHDHDHDHDHDHDHDHDHDHEPAHDHAQDHEHAPEKDHSGHEHSHQHGSQDPHAWQSLDLAQIYVRNISKGLEQADPANAQYYQGRAKDYAQRIQELDDSIKTRLQAVPVDKRKVITSHDAFSYMGKAYNIRFIPLVGVSSQAEPSARDIAQIIQQARSEQIQAIFVENTVSAKLVEQVARETGAKVGGTLYSDALGVPGSGVDTYLGMMRSNTDQLIKALQP, encoded by the coding sequence ATGAAAATGCGAGGCATGTATTCAGGCCGCATGGTGTTGGCCCTGGGTTTGTTGGCGGCCAGCCTGTCGGTACAGGCTGAACCCTTGCGAGTGGTCAGCAGCTTTTCGATCCTGAACGATATGGTCAAGGAGATTGGGGGCGACAAGGTCATGGCCAGCACGATTGTGCCTGCCAATGGGGATGCGCACTCGTTTGAGCCGCGTCCCAGCGATGCGAAGACCTTGGCCAAGGCGCAGTTGCTGGTGGTCAATGGCCTGGAGTTTGAATCCTGGCTGCCGCGCTTGCAGCAGGCGGCGGGCTATAAGGGTCCGCAGGTCGTGGCGACGGAAGGCATTACGCCTTTGGCGTTTGAAGGCGGGGCTGACGATCATGCTGACCACGACCACGACCACGACCACGACCACGACCACGACCACGACCACGACCACGACCACGACCACGACCACGACCATGACCATGAGCCTGCGCATGACCACGCCCAGGATCATGAACACGCGCCCGAGAAAGACCACAGCGGCCATGAGCACAGCCATCAGCATGGCAGTCAGGATCCGCATGCCTGGCAAAGTCTGGATCTGGCGCAGATCTATGTTCGCAATATCAGCAAAGGTCTTGAGCAAGCTGATCCGGCCAATGCCCAGTACTACCAGGGCCGTGCCAAGGATTATGCCCAGCGCATTCAGGAACTGGACGACTCCATTAAAACCCGCCTGCAAGCGGTGCCAGTAGACAAGCGCAAGGTCATTACCTCGCACGATGCCTTCTCCTACATGGGCAAGGCCTACAACATCCGCTTTATTCCTTTGGTGGGTGTGTCCAGTCAGGCGGAGCCTTCGGCACGCGATATTGCACAGATCATCCAGCAAGCGCGCAGCGAGCAGATTCAGGCCATTTTTGTCGAAAACACGGTCAGCGCAAAACTGGTTGAGCAAGTCGCTCGGGAAACCGGTGCGAAAGTGGGCGGCACCTTGTATTCCGACGCCTTGGGTGTGCCCGGATCCGGCGTGGATACCTATTTGGGTATGATGCGCTCGAATACCGATCAACTGATCAAGGCTTTACAGCCCTGA
- a CDS encoding metal ABC transporter permease translates to MALMDVLFGPFIDFGFMKRALAGSFALAAAAGPLGVFLVLRRMSLMGDAMAHAILPGVAVGFLTAGLSLSAMAIGGMITGLVVALLAGLVARLTPQREDASFAAFYLVSLGLGVLLVSLRGSNMDLIHVLFGTVLGLDDASLLLVTGSTTITLLILALVFRPLVLECMDPIFLRTQGGRGSVVHMLFLFMLVITLVAGFQVLGTLMVVGIMMLPAASARFWVYSVGRQMLVAALLGMISAYLGLLFSYYYNVPASPAIILAAGAFYFLSITFGPQGGLLRAYSQWRARRRRMASLLEHD, encoded by the coding sequence ATGGCGCTGATGGATGTGCTGTTTGGCCCCTTCATCGATTTCGGTTTCATGAAGCGCGCGCTGGCCGGGTCTTTTGCTTTGGCCGCAGCGGCAGGGCCCTTGGGTGTATTTCTGGTACTGCGCCGCATGAGCCTGATGGGTGATGCGATGGCCCATGCCATCCTGCCTGGTGTGGCAGTCGGTTTTTTGACGGCGGGCTTGTCCTTAAGTGCGATGGCCATAGGCGGCATGATTACCGGCCTGGTCGTCGCTTTGCTGGCCGGGCTGGTTGCTCGTTTGACACCACAACGCGAGGACGCCAGTTTTGCGGCCTTCTATCTGGTGTCGCTGGGACTGGGAGTGCTGCTGGTTTCGTTGCGTGGCTCCAATATGGATTTGATCCATGTGCTGTTTGGCACGGTGCTGGGGCTGGATGATGCGTCTTTGCTGCTGGTTACCGGCAGCACAACGATTACGTTGCTTATTCTGGCTCTGGTGTTCCGACCGTTGGTGTTGGAGTGCATGGACCCCATTTTTTTGCGTACCCAGGGTGGGCGCGGCTCCGTGGTTCACATGCTGTTTTTGTTCATGCTGGTCATCACGCTGGTGGCTGGCTTCCAGGTTTTGGGGACTTTGATGGTAGTGGGGATCATGATGCTGCCCGCCGCCTCGGCCCGGTTCTGGGTGTATTCCGTAGGTCGACAAATGTTGGTGGCGGCTTTGTTGGGCATGATCAGCGCCTATCTGGGGCTGCTGTTCTCGTATTACTACAACGTTCCGGCTTCGCCCGCGATTATCCTGGCGGCGGGCGCGTTTTATTTTCTTTCTATCACTTTTGGCCCCCAAGGCGGTTTGCTGCGTGCTTATTCCCAATGGCGTGCACGGCGTCGGCGCATGGCCTCTCTCTTGGAGCACGATTGA
- a CDS encoding metal ABC transporter ATP-binding protein: MTSTQTLIELDHVALGWKDKIALRDISGCFTRGSLTAIVGPNGAGKSTLLKGLTGQINPLKGRIAVDSGFLDQLALLPQMGDLDKSFPVTVHDLVAMGAWKRVGAWGGFPKAEHERLGHALEQVGLADFARRSIGTLSGGQLQRALFARMIMQDAQILLLDEPFAAVDRATSDELMNLILDWHKQGRTVMAVLHDLDMVRSCFPQTVLLAGQVVGWGQTEAVLTPENLHLARHLCAGDYL; this comes from the coding sequence ATGACCTCCACTCAAACCTTGATCGAGCTGGATCATGTGGCGCTGGGTTGGAAAGACAAAATCGCCCTGCGTGATATCAGCGGCTGTTTTACCCGAGGCTCCTTGACCGCCATTGTCGGGCCTAACGGAGCCGGTAAATCCACCTTGCTCAAAGGGCTGACCGGACAGATCAATCCCCTGAAAGGGCGCATTGCTGTCGATAGTGGCTTTCTGGATCAGTTGGCCTTGCTGCCGCAAATGGGCGATCTGGATAAAAGCTTTCCGGTGACGGTGCATGATCTGGTGGCCATGGGGGCCTGGAAGCGCGTGGGCGCCTGGGGCGGCTTTCCCAAAGCAGAGCATGAACGCCTTGGCCATGCGCTGGAGCAGGTGGGGCTGGCTGATTTTGCGCGTCGCTCCATTGGTACCTTGTCGGGTGGGCAATTACAGCGCGCCTTGTTTGCTCGCATGATCATGCAGGATGCCCAAATCCTCTTGCTGGACGAGCCTTTTGCTGCGGTGGACCGCGCAACCTCGGATGAGTTGATGAACCTGATTCTGGACTGGCACAAGCAGGGCCGTACCGTGATGGCCGTGCTGCATGATCTGGATATGGTGCGTAGCTGTTTTCCGCAAACCGTGCTGCTTGCCGGACAAGTAGTGGGTTGGGGGCAAACCGAAGCAGTGCTGACGCCGGAGAACCTGCATCTGGCTCGCCATTTGTGTGCGGGTGACTACCTATGA
- a CDS encoding Fur family transcriptional regulator → MPVHILTPNAIEDQLAIAEQLCLERGKRLTSIRRQVLEILIQAQRSLRAYELLDLVREFQPGAKPPTVYRALDFLTEEGLIHRLDAVNAWTACVDAGGHPHDLLIVCTQCGTVVELCAPDLSQRLADCVRGAGFALSGHETELRGLCQRCVAAKNERKPLSAP, encoded by the coding sequence ATGCCTGTACATATTCTTACGCCCAACGCTATTGAAGATCAGCTCGCTATCGCTGAACAGCTTTGTCTGGAACGCGGTAAACGGCTGACCTCCATTCGCCGTCAGGTACTGGAAATCCTGATTCAGGCTCAGCGCAGCTTGCGCGCCTACGAACTGCTGGATCTGGTTCGCGAATTTCAACCCGGCGCCAAACCCCCTACCGTTTACCGCGCCCTGGACTTTCTGACTGAAGAAGGGCTGATCCACCGCCTGGATGCCGTCAATGCCTGGACCGCCTGTGTCGATGCCGGGGGCCACCCCCACGACTTGCTGATTGTCTGCACTCAATGCGGCACCGTGGTGGAACTGTGCGCTCCGGACTTGAGCCAAAGGCTGGCTGACTGTGTGCGCGGAGCAGGCTTTGCCCTGTCCGGTCACGAGACCGAGTTGCGCGGCCTGTGCCAACGTTGCGTTGCCGCTAAAAACGAGCGAAAACCCTTATCTGCCCCCTAA
- a CDS encoding CobW family GTP-binding protein, whose translation MNAASDLNNMVPVTVLTGFLGAGKTTLLKRILSEYHGRRIAVIENEFGPEGIDNELLVQDSQEEIVELSNGCVCCTVRGDLMRTLNDLRVRRQAGELKFERVIIETTGMANPGPVCQTFFMDDDIADYYRLDAVITVVDAKHGMATLDQQEEAQKQVGFADRLLISKKDLVNDVDYEALRARLIRINPRATITPVHFGETDIKDLLEVSGFNLNSILDIDPQFLAEQHPDAADGHDHHHDHGDDGECGPSCGHDHHHHHHEHAAHNDEIGAFVFRSDRPFDPERLEDFLSGIVQVFGPDLMRYKGILYLKGINRRMLFQGVHMMMSAEPGNAWLAKDKKGTKLVFIGRKLPQDIFTQGLENCLV comes from the coding sequence ATGAACGCGGCATCAGATCTGAACAACATGGTTCCAGTCACTGTGCTGACTGGTTTTCTGGGCGCTGGTAAAACCACGCTGCTCAAGCGCATCCTGAGCGAATATCACGGTCGACGCATTGCCGTCATCGAAAACGAGTTCGGGCCTGAAGGCATCGACAACGAATTGTTGGTGCAAGACTCCCAGGAAGAAATCGTCGAGCTGAGCAACGGTTGTGTGTGCTGCACCGTGCGCGGCGACCTGATGCGCACCCTGAACGATTTGCGCGTTCGCCGCCAAGCGGGCGAGCTGAAGTTTGAGCGTGTCATCATCGAGACCACCGGCATGGCTAACCCCGGCCCGGTCTGCCAGACCTTTTTCATGGACGATGATATTGCCGACTACTATCGGCTGGACGCGGTCATTACCGTCGTGGATGCCAAACACGGCATGGCCACGCTGGACCAACAAGAAGAAGCCCAAAAACAGGTTGGCTTTGCTGACCGCTTGCTGATCTCCAAAAAAGATCTGGTCAACGATGTAGATTACGAGGCCCTGCGTGCCCGCCTGATCCGCATCAACCCGCGAGCCACCATTACACCGGTTCACTTTGGTGAAACGGACATCAAGGATTTGCTGGAAGTCAGCGGTTTCAACCTGAACTCCATTCTGGACATTGATCCGCAATTTCTGGCAGAGCAACACCCCGATGCGGCGGACGGCCATGATCACCACCACGACCATGGCGATGACGGCGAGTGTGGTCCGAGCTGCGGACACGATCACCACCATCATCACCACGAGCACGCCGCTCACAATGACGAAATCGGGGCTTTCGTGTTCCGCTCGGACCGTCCTTTCGACCCCGAGCGACTCGAAGACTTCCTATCGGGCATTGTCCAGGTATTTGGACCAGATCTGATGCGCTATAAGGGCATTTTGTATCTGAAGGGCATCAATCGCCGTATGCTCTTTCAAGGCGTACACATGATGATGAGCGCCGAGCCTGGCAATGCCTGGCTGGCCAAAGATAAAAAAGGCACCAAGCTGGTCTTTATTGGCCGCAAATTGCCACAAGACATATTCACCCAGGGCCTGGAGAATTGCCTGGTTTGA
- the dksA gene encoding RNA polymerase-binding protein DksA, translating into MATKSHDSTTTLLTEQELLAMPESDYMNAAQLEFFKHRLRQLEQDILANAGATTENLRETQFVPDPADRATIEEEHALELRTRDRERKLLKKVQQSIALIDSGEYGWCEETGEPIGLPRLLARPTANLSLEAQERREKRQKMFGD; encoded by the coding sequence ATGGCAACTAAGTCACATGACAGTACTACAACCCTGCTGACCGAGCAGGAGCTTTTGGCGATGCCTGAGTCAGACTACATGAACGCCGCCCAGCTGGAGTTTTTCAAGCATCGCTTGCGCCAGCTAGAGCAAGACATTCTGGCCAATGCGGGCGCCACAACGGAAAACCTGCGTGAAACCCAGTTCGTTCCTGACCCGGCTGACCGTGCCACGATCGAAGAAGAACACGCTCTGGAGCTGCGCACCCGCGATCGTGAGCGCAAGCTGCTCAAGAAAGTGCAACAGTCCATCGCCCTGATCGATTCGGGCGAATACGGCTGGTGTGAGGAAACCGGCGAGCCCATCGGCCTGCCCCGTTTACTGGCACGTCCCACGGCCAACCTGTCTCTGGAAGCCCAGGAACGTCGCGAGAAGCGCCAAAAAATGTTTGGGGATTAA
- the hslV gene encoding ATP-dependent protease subunit HslV, producing the protein MEQFHATTIVCVRRGDQVAIGGDGQVTLGNVVIKGTARKIRRLYNDSILAGFAGATADAFTLQERFEAKLEKYQGNLLRAAVELTRDWRTDRVLRRLEAMLLVADKEHTLVLTGNGDVLEPEHGLAAIGSGGSYAQSAALALLQNTDMAPAEIVKKSLEIAGDLCIYTNQNHIVETL; encoded by the coding sequence ATGGAACAATTTCACGCCACTACTATTGTCTGTGTACGCCGCGGAGATCAGGTCGCCATTGGCGGCGATGGTCAGGTCACCCTGGGCAATGTTGTCATCAAGGGCACAGCCCGCAAGATTCGCCGTTTGTACAACGACAGCATCCTGGCCGGCTTTGCCGGTGCGACGGCCGACGCATTCACTTTGCAAGAGCGCTTTGAAGCGAAGCTGGAGAAGTACCAGGGCAACTTGCTGCGCGCTGCCGTCGAGCTGACGCGCGATTGGCGCACCGACCGCGTTCTGCGCCGTCTGGAAGCCATGCTGCTGGTGGCGGACAAGGAACACACGCTGGTGCTGACCGGCAATGGCGATGTGCTCGAACCCGAGCATGGCTTGGCTGCCATTGGCTCGGGCGGCTCCTACGCACAATCTGCAGCGCTAGCGTTGCTGCAAAACACCGATATGGCTCCTGCCGAGATCGTTAAAAAGTCCCTGGAGATCGCAGGCGACCTGTGTATCTACACCAACCAGAACCATATCGTCGAAACACTCTGA
- the hslU gene encoding ATP-dependent protease ATPase subunit HslU, with protein sequence MSTPNMTPGEIVSELDKHIVGQGKAKRSVAVALRNRWRRQQVAEPLRSEIVPKNILMIGPTGVGKTEIARRLAKLANAPFIKVEATKFTEVGYVGRDVETIIRDLVDISVKQTREIEMRRVRTQAEEAAEDRILDVLVPPSRDAHGQPQREDNSARQVFRKRLREGKLDDTEIEIEMAQAMPRMEIMAPPGMEEMTEQLRGMFSGLGQEKTKARKLTVKEAFKQLTEEEAARRVNEDDLRTAAVANAEQNGIVFLDEIDKITARGESQGSGGDVSRQGVQRDLLPLVEGTSVTTKYGVVRTDHILFIASGAFHLSRPSDLIPELQGRFPIRVELESLSAQDFVQILSTTDASLTKQYAALLGTEDVKLDFRPDGIQRLAELAFDVNERTENIGARRLYTVMEKLLEELSYSAGSHGEQSVVIDADYVNKQLQETAASQDLARYVL encoded by the coding sequence ATGTCTACACCTAATATGACTCCCGGAGAAATCGTCTCCGAACTGGACAAGCATATCGTTGGCCAGGGCAAGGCCAAGCGTTCTGTCGCCGTGGCCCTGCGCAATCGCTGGCGCCGCCAGCAGGTTGCCGAGCCTTTGCGCAGCGAAATCGTACCCAAGAACATTCTGATGATCGGCCCCACCGGCGTGGGCAAAACCGAAATCGCCCGCCGTCTGGCCAAACTGGCCAATGCGCCTTTCATCAAGGTCGAAGCCACCAAGTTCACAGAAGTGGGCTATGTAGGCCGCGACGTTGAAACCATCATCCGCGATCTGGTGGATATTTCGGTCAAGCAGACCCGCGAGATCGAAATGCGCCGTGTACGCACCCAGGCCGAGGAAGCCGCTGAAGACCGCATTCTGGACGTGCTGGTGCCCCCTTCGCGCGATGCCCACGGCCAGCCCCAACGTGAGGATAACTCCGCACGCCAGGTATTTCGCAAGCGCCTGCGTGAAGGCAAGCTGGACGATACCGAGATTGAAATCGAAATGGCCCAGGCCATGCCTCGCATGGAAATCATGGCCCCTCCCGGCATGGAAGAGATGACCGAGCAACTGCGTGGCATGTTCTCTGGTCTGGGACAGGAAAAAACCAAGGCTCGCAAGCTGACCGTCAAAGAAGCCTTCAAGCAACTGACCGAAGAAGAAGCGGCCCGTCGCGTCAATGAAGACGATTTGCGCACCGCTGCAGTGGCCAACGCCGAACAGAACGGCATTGTGTTCCTGGACGAAATCGATAAAATCACTGCCCGTGGCGAGAGCCAAGGCAGCGGTGGCGACGTGTCCCGCCAAGGTGTGCAACGCGATCTTCTGCCTTTGGTGGAAGGCACCAGCGTCACCACCAAATACGGTGTGGTGCGTACTGACCACATCCTGTTTATTGCGTCGGGTGCCTTTCACTTGTCGCGCCCATCCGATCTGATCCCTGAACTGCAAGGTCGTTTCCCTATCCGCGTGGAACTGGAATCGTTGAGCGCCCAGGATTTCGTACAGATTCTGTCGACCACCGATGCCTCCCTGACCAAGCAATACGCGGCTTTGCTGGGCACCGAAGACGTCAAACTGGATTTCCGTCCCGACGGCATTCAGCGTCTGGCCGAACTGGCTTTCGATGTCAACGAGCGCACCGAAAACATTGGTGCTCGCCGCTTGTACACGGTCATGGAAAAACTGCTGGAAGAGCTTTCCTACAGTGCTGGCAGCCACGGTGAACAAAGCGTGGTCATTGATGCAGACTACGTGAACAAACAGTTGCAGGAAACAGCGGCCAGCCAGGATCTGGCACGCTACGTGCTGTAA
- a CDS encoding copper-binding protein, translating into MVAGSAYVVVAQAQEASASGEVRRLDAEAGKITIKHGEISDLELPAMTLVYKIDPALLADIKPGDKVKFTAKRDGGDYVVTKISK; encoded by the coding sequence ATGGTGGCTGGCTCGGCATATGTCGTGGTTGCCCAGGCTCAGGAAGCCAGTGCGTCCGGTGAAGTGCGTCGACTGGACGCCGAGGCCGGCAAAATTACCATCAAGCATGGTGAGATCAGCGACCTGGAGCTACCCGCCATGACATTGGTGTACAAAATTGATCCTGCCTTGCTGGCCGATATCAAACCGGGTGACAAGGTGAAATTTACTGCCAAGCGCGATGGGGGTGATTACGTGGTCACCAAGATCAGCAAATAA